From Spartinivicinus ruber, the proteins below share one genomic window:
- a CDS encoding HAD-IA family hydrolase: MPYPIAAVLFDLDGTLVDTAPDFVQPINQLRAQEGLPALTAQVIRTQVSNGAKALVQLALSLDHQQSGFEQARSQLLELYHQVIGEQAQLFPGIAELLTTLESKSIPWGIVTNKPWYLTERLLENMELSSRTSVTICPEHVKNTKPDPEPLLLACHKLKIDPYHAVYVGDHQRDISAGNSAGMLTVAASYGYVEADHDITQWHADHAISRADLLLAWLDELNWQRNQEP, encoded by the coding sequence ATGCCATACCCAATCGCTGCAGTGCTATTCGATCTTGATGGCACCCTTGTGGACACAGCCCCTGATTTTGTGCAACCTATTAACCAGTTAAGAGCCCAGGAAGGACTTCCAGCTCTGACGGCGCAGGTAATTCGCACCCAGGTTTCTAATGGTGCTAAAGCACTCGTACAACTTGCACTCTCGTTAGATCATCAACAGTCGGGCTTTGAGCAGGCACGAAGTCAACTGCTGGAGCTATATCACCAGGTGATTGGGGAGCAAGCACAATTATTCCCCGGCATTGCTGAGCTGCTTACTACCCTTGAAAGCAAGTCGATTCCTTGGGGAATAGTCACCAATAAACCCTGGTATCTTACTGAGCGGCTGCTGGAGAATATGGAACTTTCATCCCGAACCAGCGTGACGATTTGCCCAGAGCATGTAAAAAATACCAAACCGGACCCAGAGCCTTTATTATTAGCCTGCCATAAACTAAAAATTGATCCTTATCACGCAGTTTATGTGGGAGACCACCAAAGAGACATCAGTGCTGGCAACTCAGCCGGTATGTTAACGGTGGCTGCCAGCTACGGTTATGTAGAAGCTGATCATGATATAACTCAATGGCATGCTGATCATGCCATTAGTCGTGCAGATTTGCTGCTGGCCTGGCTGGACGAACTTAACTGGCAACGAAACCAAGAACCCTGA
- a CDS encoding L-threonylcarbamoyladenylate synthase, translating to MSQFFQIHPENPQQRLINQAADIINQGGVVIFPTDSAYAIGCHIGEKKAIDRIRRIRQIDSRHNFTLMCRDLAEISTYAKVDNSAYRLLKAYTPGSYTFILEATREVPRRFLHPKRRTIGLRVPDCQVTQALLESLSSPMMSVTMILPGEKEPMIDPYEMRQLLEQQVDLIIDGGYCGMEATTVVSMLDDVPELLREGKGDPSPFQEPSAA from the coding sequence GTGAGTCAATTTTTTCAAATTCATCCAGAAAATCCACAACAGCGCCTTATTAACCAAGCAGCCGATATTATTAACCAGGGTGGAGTGGTGATTTTTCCTACTGATTCTGCTTATGCAATTGGTTGTCATATTGGTGAAAAAAAAGCCATTGACCGCATCCGTCGTATACGGCAAATCGACTCTCGACATAATTTTACCCTAATGTGTCGTGATTTAGCTGAGATTTCTACCTACGCAAAAGTTGATAATTCTGCGTATCGACTGCTTAAAGCTTATACGCCTGGTTCATACACGTTTATTTTGGAAGCAACCAGAGAAGTACCGCGGCGCTTCTTACACCCTAAGCGCCGTACAATTGGCTTACGGGTACCTGATTGTCAGGTGACACAGGCGCTACTGGAAAGTTTGAGCTCGCCAATGATGAGTGTCACCATGATATTACCTGGCGAAAAAGAGCCAATGATAGATCCCTATGAAATGCGACAGTTGTTGGAACAGCAAGTCGATTTGATTATTGATGGTGGCTATTGTGGAATGGAAGCAACCACCGTTGTTTCGATGTTAGATGATGTGCCCGAACTTTTGCGTGAGGGCAAGGGTGATCCGTCGCCTTTTCAGGAACCTTCAGCTGCGTGA
- a CDS encoding septation protein A — protein MKFFFDLLPVIAFFGVYKYTGDILTATATIIVATLFQMAYTWFKHKKIEKIHVISMVLVVFLGGLTLLFGDKAFIQWKPTILYWVLAAALLISHFVTHKNLTQRALEGMLKTSNIAMTDVPARMWQKLNGFTCGFLFFIGVLNLYIAYQFTEDAWVNFKLFGLTALTMVYMIGVVMSLSRYMTEPNKNSQSISQQSED, from the coding sequence ATGAAATTTTTCTTTGACCTGTTACCCGTCATTGCTTTCTTCGGTGTGTATAAGTATACCGGCGATATCCTGACTGCCACAGCCACCATTATCGTAGCCACTTTATTTCAAATGGCTTATACCTGGTTTAAACATAAAAAGATCGAGAAGATCCATGTTATTTCTATGGTTCTGGTGGTCTTCTTAGGTGGCCTGACATTACTGTTTGGAGATAAGGCCTTTATTCAGTGGAAACCAACCATTCTCTATTGGGTATTAGCTGCCGCGCTATTGATCAGCCACTTTGTGACCCATAAAAATCTGACCCAACGGGCCTTAGAGGGTATGCTCAAAACATCCAACATTGCTATGACGGATGTCCCAGCCCGCATGTGGCAGAAGCTGAATGGGTTTACTTGTGGCTTTTTATTCTTTATAGGCGTGCTTAATCTCTATATCGCCTACCAGTTTACTGAGGACGCCTGGGTTAACTTTAAATTGTTTGGGTTAACCGCCTTAACCATGGTGTATATGATTGGTGTAGTAATGTCCCTGTCGCGTTATATGACTGAGCCAAACAAAAACAGCCAGTCAATTAGCCAGCAATCTGAAGACTAA
- a CDS encoding SelT/SelW/SelH family protein, translated as MNKPRITIEYCTQCQWLLRSAWLAQELLSTFGTDLGEVALIPGTGGIFNVQVADETVWERVKDGGFPEAKELKRRVRDLIAPDQDLGHIDR; from the coding sequence ATGAATAAACCAAGAATTACTATTGAATATTGTACCCAATGCCAATGGTTGTTGCGTTCTGCTTGGCTAGCCCAGGAACTATTAAGTACCTTTGGAACTGACTTGGGTGAAGTGGCATTAATCCCTGGTACTGGTGGGATATTTAACGTTCAGGTTGCTGATGAAACTGTTTGGGAGCGGGTTAAAGACGGGGGATTTCCTGAGGCAAAAGAGTTGAAGCGACGGGTCAGAGATCTGATTGCCCCTGACCAGGACTTAGGCCATATAGACCGGTAA
- a CDS encoding segregation and condensation protein A has protein sequence MMNKQVDFTTADETVNEPTTAVIDAGEVVDANDVSEAVTEETTTVEQVVKRRFRQHSQQQELPFAVVQGKPVTEIPQDLYIPPDALEVFLEAFEGPLDLLLYLIKRQNMDVLEICVADITRQYVDYVELMKAVQFELAAEYLVMAAMLAEIKSRMLLPRTETATEDEEEDPRAELIRRLLEYERFKKAAEDLDNLPREGRDYYPVSAAPPTIEVEKQHPDVDLKEILLALSGVLSRAELSENHHIEQEALSTRERMTQVLSMLAADSFVPFVSLFKVEEGRLGVVVTFLAVMELIKESLVEIVQTEPFAPIHVKAKAVHDDGSTSN, from the coding sequence CTGATGAATAAACAGGTTGATTTCACAACAGCTGATGAAACAGTAAATGAACCAACGACCGCTGTTATTGATGCTGGCGAAGTTGTTGATGCCAATGATGTGAGCGAAGCAGTAACTGAAGAAACCACAACAGTAGAACAGGTTGTTAAGCGTCGATTTCGTCAGCATAGTCAACAACAAGAGCTGCCTTTTGCTGTTGTGCAAGGCAAACCTGTTACTGAAATACCACAAGATTTGTATATTCCACCAGATGCCTTAGAAGTTTTCCTGGAGGCATTTGAAGGGCCGTTGGACTTACTGTTGTATTTAATTAAACGGCAGAATATGGATGTACTGGAAATCTGTGTAGCAGATATTACCCGACAGTACGTGGATTATGTGGAGTTAATGAAAGCCGTACAGTTTGAGCTGGCAGCTGAATATTTAGTAATGGCTGCTATGTTGGCTGAAATTAAATCCCGGATGCTACTTCCCCGCACTGAAACAGCAACGGAAGACGAGGAAGAGGATCCAAGGGCTGAGCTGATTCGCCGACTGCTAGAATATGAGCGGTTTAAAAAAGCTGCTGAGGACTTGGATAATTTACCAAGGGAAGGGCGGGATTATTACCCCGTGTCAGCAGCACCTCCGACAATAGAGGTAGAAAAACAGCATCCTGACGTCGATTTAAAAGAAATACTATTAGCGCTTTCTGGTGTTTTATCGCGGGCAGAATTATCTGAAAATCACCACATAGAGCAGGAGGCGCTGTCAACCCGAGAACGGATGACCCAAGTGCTCAGTATGCTGGCGGCTGACTCTTTTGTGCCATTCGTTTCTTTGTTTAAAGTTGAAGAAGGCAGGTTAGGGGTTGTGGTGACATTTTTAGCCGTTATGGAGTTGATCAAAGAGTCACTAGTAGAAATTGTTCAAACCGAGCCATTTGCTCCCATTCATGTAAAAGCTAAGGCAGTCCATGATGACGGATCAACCAGCAATTAA
- a CDS encoding ion channel: MINFPRYSFASLFICLIFVGIVYPFIPKLITQNILLKGSLSILLIASVYIFSHDKKALIICFVLAIPTAISTWLTIISGAPALAILDNATNVVFFLYVIFELIKIIFSASVVTRNIIYGAMTIYLLLGIMWAFVYALLDLLVPNAFGGSGYQSAHDLSQFIYFSYVTLTTLGFGDMVPLAGPVQSIAAMEAITGQFFLTILVARLVGMHISQTTNGNG; encoded by the coding sequence ATGATTAACTTTCCTCGTTATAGTTTTGCTAGCTTGTTCATATGTTTGATATTTGTAGGTATTGTTTACCCTTTTATACCCAAGCTAATCACCCAAAATATTTTACTGAAAGGCAGTCTTAGTATTTTATTGATCGCTTCAGTTTATATTTTTAGTCATGATAAGAAAGCGCTAATCATATGCTTTGTGTTAGCGATTCCTACGGCTATCTCTACTTGGTTAACGATTATTAGTGGTGCACCAGCATTAGCTATCTTAGATAATGCGACCAATGTGGTGTTTTTTCTTTATGTAATCTTTGAATTGATCAAAATTATTTTCAGTGCCTCTGTAGTAACACGTAATATCATCTATGGTGCAATGACTATTTATTTGTTGCTGGGTATTATGTGGGCATTTGTTTATGCGCTACTTGACTTATTAGTGCCTAATGCCTTTGGTGGGAGTGGTTATCAGAGTGCTCACGACTTGAGCCAGTTTATTTATTTTAGTTATGTAACCCTAACTACCTTAGGGTTCGGTGATATGGTGCCACTGGCTGGGCCTGTGCAATCCATAGCGGCAATGGAGGCCATTACCGGCCAGTTTTTTCTCACGATTTTAGTGGCAAGACTGGTAGGAATGCACATTAGCCAAACAACGAATGGCAATGGCTAA
- a CDS encoding PHP domain-containing protein, whose protein sequence is MKIDLHCHSTASDGVLSPLALIQRAIEQEVSVLSLTDHDTVSGYQSLKGQAVLDQICLIPGVELSAVWSGVTIHLVGLGFSLDNPLLNGYMEQQRLARQQRAETIASRLAKRGFSDILEGALAMAQEHSGLPAADVQIGRPHFARYLVSEGYVPDMATAFQRYLGAGKVGDVKSQWPTLVQVVEWITSLNGVAVLAHPLKYKMTNTKLRALIKAFKDAGGEGIEVALAGQPRDATGFLADLATQFELSASVASDFHGPFNRWIELGNAPPLPKQCKPLWENWAWDKMRVC, encoded by the coding sequence TTGAAAATAGATTTACATTGTCACTCCACCGCTTCGGATGGGGTACTGTCGCCTCTAGCCCTGATACAAAGAGCGATAGAGCAAGAAGTCTCAGTACTTTCACTAACAGATCACGACACTGTTTCAGGTTATCAGTCACTAAAAGGGCAAGCGGTGCTCGATCAGATTTGTTTGATCCCAGGTGTTGAGCTATCAGCCGTCTGGTCTGGGGTAACAATCCATTTAGTAGGGCTAGGCTTTTCTCTGGATAATCCATTGCTGAATGGATATATGGAGCAACAACGCCTTGCTAGGCAGCAGCGTGCTGAAACGATTGCCAGTCGGCTTGCCAAGCGAGGCTTTAGCGATATCTTAGAAGGGGCGTTGGCAATGGCTCAGGAGCATTCGGGCTTGCCTGCAGCTGATGTCCAAATTGGTCGTCCCCATTTTGCTAGATACTTAGTCAGTGAGGGGTATGTGCCTGATATGGCAACAGCTTTTCAGCGTTATTTAGGGGCTGGTAAAGTGGGAGATGTCAAAAGTCAGTGGCCAACATTGGTGCAAGTAGTGGAATGGATAACTTCCTTAAATGGGGTAGCAGTGTTAGCTCACCCACTTAAATATAAAATGACCAATACCAAGCTAAGAGCATTAATAAAGGCGTTTAAAGATGCTGGGGGTGAGGGAATTGAAGTAGCCTTGGCTGGGCAGCCTCGAGATGCTACTGGTTTTTTAGCGGATTTAGCCACCCAATTTGAATTATCTGCCTCAGTGGCTAGTGATTTTCATGGTCCGTTTAATCGCTGGATTGAGCTAGGTAATGCTCCGCCCTTGCCTAAGCAATGCAAACCACTGTGGGAAAATTGGGCTTGGGATAAGATGCGAGTTTGTTGA
- the scpB gene encoding SMC-Scp complex subunit ScpB, which produces MMTDQPAIKLANIIEAALLASSKPLNLDQIRQLFPEKAEPAKEEIQQALADISAACEGRSFELKEVASGYRLQIRQEMAPWVGKLWEEKPQRYTRALLETLALVAYRQPVTRAEIEEIRGVSVSSSIMKTLLEREWVRIVGYRDVPGRPAMYATTRQFLDYFNLANLDELPPLSELQDIEKANQELALEEGEEAVTTVKADLSTSEGSSGEDNTAIEEVEVVDEEVLFQEIDEMQKGLPEDFIDPAKLDPDELAALEAQQSASEDEEESAEEGHDDLSNEVLQQETPEIQQKLLNDVLATDATEATQVSEELNTTDDVSSVDQAIIIEHVSEHSPVEDELPTNEAVVELTEQQQEDTAAELDSVFNNEALAEPVDFVSVAEVEQFDEQIIELVMESDTADDNEAQTSSDMAADEGDQLEFADAEMDDLPSLFNDLSIDQTIPPNISTEADRLEPSIDMAEQTAVTIDEVDVNDLPEADQAKDIDEPADHTAADVLATELLTSSADTIIPSIFQDEDESEQVQSDDSLTSNSSDIQQDS; this is translated from the coding sequence ATGATGACGGATCAACCAGCAATTAAGTTAGCCAATATTATTGAAGCCGCTTTGTTGGCTTCTAGTAAACCATTAAACCTGGATCAAATACGCCAGTTGTTTCCTGAAAAGGCTGAACCAGCCAAAGAAGAAATTCAGCAGGCTTTGGCTGATATTTCTGCTGCCTGTGAAGGTCGTAGTTTTGAACTCAAAGAAGTGGCCAGTGGCTATCGTCTACAAATTCGTCAGGAGATGGCACCGTGGGTAGGTAAACTGTGGGAAGAGAAGCCTCAACGCTATACCCGTGCATTATTAGAAACGTTAGCTTTAGTTGCTTACCGGCAGCCAGTTACTCGTGCCGAAATTGAGGAAATTCGTGGGGTGAGCGTAAGTTCATCTATTATGAAAACCTTATTGGAGCGCGAGTGGGTGCGTATTGTTGGTTATCGTGATGTGCCTGGCCGGCCTGCTATGTATGCAACAACACGACAGTTTTTAGATTACTTTAATTTAGCTAACTTGGATGAGTTGCCACCACTCTCTGAGCTGCAGGATATTGAAAAAGCGAATCAAGAACTGGCACTTGAAGAGGGTGAGGAAGCAGTAACGACGGTAAAAGCTGATCTTTCAACTTCAGAGGGCTCTTCAGGCGAAGATAATACAGCAATAGAGGAGGTAGAAGTCGTTGATGAGGAAGTCTTGTTCCAGGAAATCGACGAGATGCAGAAAGGTTTGCCAGAAGATTTTATTGACCCCGCAAAGCTAGATCCAGATGAGCTGGCTGCTTTAGAAGCACAACAATCAGCCTCTGAAGATGAAGAAGAATCAGCAGAAGAGGGGCATGATGATTTAAGCAATGAAGTATTACAGCAAGAAACACCAGAAATACAACAAAAATTACTAAATGATGTATTAGCAACAGATGCTACTGAGGCAACTCAAGTGTCTGAGGAGCTTAATACGACAGATGATGTTAGCTCAGTAGATCAAGCAATTATTATTGAGCATGTTTCAGAACATAGCCCCGTAGAAGATGAGCTACCAACTAACGAGGCCGTTGTTGAACTTACTGAACAGCAACAAGAAGATACTGCTGCTGAATTAGATTCAGTGTTTAATAACGAAGCACTTGCTGAGCCAGTAGATTTTGTTTCTGTTGCTGAAGTTGAGCAGTTTGATGAGCAAATAATTGAGTTGGTTATGGAGTCTGATACAGCAGATGATAATGAAGCTCAAACTAGTTCAGATATGGCTGCTGATGAAGGAGATCAGTTAGAGTTTGCAGATGCTGAAATGGATGACTTGCCTTCGCTGTTTAATGATTTATCTATCGATCAAACAATACCTCCAAATATATCAACCGAAGCTGATAGGCTTGAGCCTTCAATTGATATGGCAGAACAAACGGCTGTCACGATAGATGAGGTAGATGTGAATGATCTGCCTGAAGCTGATCAAGCAAAAGACATTGACGAGCCAGCAGATCATACTGCTGCTGATGTATTAGCTACTGAATTACTGACTAGTTCAGCAGATACAATTATTCCCTCTATATTTCAGGATGAGGATGAAAGTGAGCAGGTGCAATCAGATGACTCGCTAACATCAAACTCTTCTGATATTCAACAAGACTCCTAA
- the rluB gene encoding 23S rRNA pseudouridine(2605) synthase RluB, translated as MTTETTQSERIQKALARAGVGSRRQIEKWIAEQRITVNGVLAELGQRVSPTDDIKLDGRQVKVMPEQAGFRRVLMYNKPEGVVCSRNDPEGRPTVFDRLPPLKGERWIAIGRLDINTSGLLLFTTDGELANRLMHPSHQVEREYAVRVMGEVTEDKTKQLFKGVELEDGFARFTDIVDSGGEGINHWFHVVIMEGRNREVRRLWESQGLQVSRLKRVRYGSVIMPSHLRLGRWETLDQQSVDQLASAVELSPKPVAPLNPKQQEQGKRLQGKRLKPEAKSKKTMRPKATGKATRKH; from the coding sequence ATGACCACTGAAACAACCCAATCTGAGCGTATTCAAAAAGCTTTAGCCAGAGCAGGTGTTGGCTCACGCCGACAAATTGAAAAATGGATAGCAGAGCAGCGCATTACTGTGAATGGTGTGTTGGCTGAACTGGGCCAGCGTGTATCACCAACTGATGACATTAAGCTGGATGGTCGGCAAGTAAAAGTCATGCCAGAACAGGCAGGCTTTCGTCGGGTATTAATGTATAACAAGCCAGAAGGAGTTGTCTGTTCGCGCAATGATCCAGAAGGACGGCCAACAGTGTTTGATCGGTTACCACCATTGAAAGGAGAGCGGTGGATAGCCATTGGTCGGCTCGATATCAATACCTCAGGCTTGTTGCTATTTACAACGGATGGCGAGTTAGCTAACCGACTGATGCACCCTTCTCATCAAGTTGAACGGGAATATGCGGTTCGGGTGATGGGAGAGGTGACTGAAGACAAAACTAAGCAGCTTTTTAAAGGGGTTGAGCTGGAAGATGGTTTTGCCCGGTTTACTGATATTGTTGACTCAGGAGGAGAAGGCATTAACCACTGGTTTCATGTTGTTATCATGGAAGGAAGAAATCGTGAGGTTCGCCGATTATGGGAGTCGCAAGGGCTGCAAGTGAGTCGATTAAAAAGGGTTCGCTATGGCTCAGTGATTATGCCAAGTCATTTACGTTTAGGGCGTTGGGAAACCTTAGATCAACAATCGGTAGATCAGCTAGCCAGTGCTGTGGAGCTATCACCCAAACCAGTAGCACCGTTAAACCCAAAGCAGCAGGAGCAGGGTAAGCGGTTGCAAGGTAAACGCCTGAAGCCAGAGGCTAAATCGAAAAAGACAATGCGGCCTAAAGCAACGGGTAAAGCCACACGAAAGCATTGA
- a CDS encoding O-methyltransferase codes for MMKDFLVNPAIDQYCFEQTTPEPPLLQELIDATNEHMGYPIKLSGRVIGRFLKLITQLNQTKTVLEIGMFTGYSALSIAEALPEDGKVICCETNPRAIEFAQSFFDRSPHGHKIEVRFGKALDTINCLQDKQFDMIFVDADKKNYFNYLKATFPLVRSGGLFIIDNALWQGNVLNPNDERDQAIVELNQHIVENPQLENVFLSVRDGVNLVRKK; via the coding sequence ATGATGAAAGACTTTCTTGTAAACCCAGCCATAGACCAATATTGCTTTGAGCAAACCACACCTGAGCCACCTTTACTCCAAGAGCTGATTGATGCCACCAATGAACACATGGGTTACCCAATTAAATTATCCGGACGGGTGATTGGCCGATTTTTAAAGCTTATTACCCAACTCAACCAAACCAAAACCGTCCTAGAAATTGGTATGTTTACTGGTTACTCTGCATTGTCCATTGCTGAGGCTTTACCAGAAGACGGCAAAGTGATTTGCTGTGAAACTAATCCACGAGCGATTGAGTTTGCCCAATCATTTTTTGATCGCAGCCCCCATGGTCATAAAATTGAAGTACGCTTTGGCAAAGCATTGGATACTATCAACTGCCTTCAAGATAAACAGTTTGATATGATATTTGTTGATGCTGATAAAAAAAATTATTTTAATTACCTGAAAGCTACTTTTCCCTTGGTGCGATCCGGAGGATTATTTATTATTGATAACGCACTCTGGCAAGGCAATGTACTTAACCCCAATGATGAGCGTGACCAAGCCATCGTCGAACTGAATCAGCATATTGTAGAAAACCCACAACTGGAGAATGTATTTCTCAGCGTACGAGATGGAGTCAATTTAGTTCGAAAAAAATAA
- a CDS encoding GGDEF domain-containing protein: protein MQSTSAADKSKNSNIKLITPLPAKGKQHSSTESQLLLKIRLMNRLQNSLEVERVLTAFFHEIQTHVTTHGLNYVHNELNINVSVGEQSYHSCNYRLITDNEAVGEITFRRQQRFQEEELATIEGLLGCLVYPLRNALQYQLAVTTSLKDPLTGAGNRIAFDNAIKRELNICRREEQPLSLLMIDIDHFKNINDSYGHPAGDYILKKAVDCLQQSLRNVDMTFRFGGEEFVILLSKTNLISAELVAERLRENIAAMQCHYNGQSIPVTISIGTAMFSTGDSIFCLLERADKALYQAKNQGRNKVCAIA, encoded by the coding sequence ATGCAGTCAACATCAGCAGCAGATAAGTCAAAGAACAGCAATATAAAATTAATCACTCCTCTACCAGCCAAAGGAAAACAACACAGCTCCACCGAAAGCCAACTTTTACTCAAAATCAGGTTAATGAATCGACTGCAAAATAGCCTTGAGGTGGAGCGAGTACTGACGGCTTTTTTCCACGAAATTCAAACCCACGTAACTACTCACGGACTGAACTACGTTCATAACGAACTCAATATCAATGTATCAGTCGGCGAGCAAAGCTATCATAGTTGTAATTACCGTCTGATCACTGATAACGAAGCTGTTGGGGAAATCACGTTTCGTCGCCAGCAACGTTTTCAGGAAGAAGAACTGGCAACAATCGAGGGGCTTCTAGGTTGTTTGGTTTATCCTCTTCGTAATGCCTTACAGTACCAGTTAGCTGTTACCACCTCATTAAAAGACCCACTGACTGGTGCCGGCAATCGAATCGCATTTGATAATGCTATTAAACGGGAATTAAATATCTGTCGCCGCGAAGAGCAACCACTGTCACTGCTAATGATTGATATTGATCACTTTAAGAATATCAATGACAGCTATGGCCATCCTGCTGGTGACTATATTCTGAAGAAAGCCGTTGATTGCCTACAACAGTCGTTAAGAAATGTAGATATGACCTTTCGCTTTGGTGGTGAAGAGTTTGTGATATTACTATCAAAAACAAATTTAATCAGTGCTGAGCTAGTTGCAGAGCGGCTAAGAGAAAATATTGCAGCCATGCAATGCCATTACAATGGTCAGTCTATTCCTGTGACAATCAGCATTGGCACTGCCATGTTTAGTACTGGTGATAGTATTTTTTGCTTACTGGAACGTGCTGACAAAGCACTCTATCAAGCAAAAAATCAGGGGAGAAATAAAGTCTGTGCCATTGCCTGA
- a CDS encoding YciI family protein encodes MLFAIICQDVPGSLPKRQSARPDHLARLETLQQQGRLVLAGPFPAIDNNDPGPAGFTGSLIVAEFASQAEAEDWANQDPYLAAGVYEQVTVKPFKQVFPKIS; translated from the coding sequence ATGCTGTTCGCTATTATCTGCCAGGATGTTCCTGGCAGCTTGCCCAAACGTCAGTCAGCCCGTCCAGATCACTTAGCTCGATTAGAAACACTTCAACAACAAGGTCGATTAGTGCTGGCAGGCCCGTTTCCTGCCATTGATAATAATGACCCTGGCCCCGCTGGGTTTACAGGCAGTTTAATTGTGGCCGAGTTTGCCTCTCAGGCAGAAGCTGAAGACTGGGCCAACCAAGATCCTTACCTAGCTGCCGGGGTTTATGAACAGGTTACCGTTAAACCCTTTAAACAAGTCTTTCCCAAAATAAGCTAA
- a CDS encoding YciK family oxidoreductase: MFDYQAPENLLKDRIILVTGAGDGIGKAAAIRFAKHGATVILLGRTTKKLEDVYDQIESAGGPQPAIYPMNLEGASPKDYDDLAVTIEKEFERLDGVLHNASLLGNLSPISQYDIETWYKVMQVNLNAPFLMTQALLPLLHQSKDASIVFTSSSVGRKGRAHWGAYAVSKFASEGIMQTLADEEEGIGPVRVNTINPGATRTHMRAQAYPAENPEQLPRPEDIMNVYLYLFGPDSQGVTGQAFDAQ, from the coding sequence ATGTTTGACTATCAAGCGCCAGAAAACCTATTAAAAGACCGCATTATTTTAGTCACCGGCGCCGGTGATGGCATTGGCAAAGCTGCAGCTATTCGCTTTGCCAAACATGGTGCTACGGTTATTTTACTCGGTCGCACTACAAAAAAACTGGAAGATGTCTATGACCAGATTGAATCAGCAGGTGGCCCTCAACCAGCAATTTACCCAATGAATCTGGAGGGAGCCAGTCCCAAGGACTATGATGACCTAGCGGTTACAATCGAAAAGGAGTTTGAGCGCCTGGATGGAGTGCTGCATAACGCAAGCTTATTGGGAAATTTAAGCCCCATCAGCCAGTACGATATAGAAACCTGGTATAAAGTAATGCAGGTTAACCTGAATGCTCCGTTTTTAATGACTCAAGCTTTATTACCCCTACTGCATCAGTCAAAGGATGCTTCAATTGTTTTTACTTCTTCATCAGTAGGCCGAAAAGGCAGAGCTCACTGGGGTGCTTATGCCGTTTCCAAATTTGCCTCTGAAGGGATAATGCAAACCCTTGCCGATGAAGAAGAAGGCATTGGCCCAGTCCGTGTCAACACCATTAACCCTGGTGCTACCCGCACCCATATGCGAGCCCAAGCATATCCAGCGGAAAACCCTGAGCAATTGCCTCGCCCTGAAGATATCATGAACGTCTACCTGTATTTATTCGGACCCGATAGCCAAGGAGTGACCGGTCAGGCATTTGACGCCCAGTAA